A DNA window from Pedomonas mirosovicensis contains the following coding sequences:
- a CDS encoding glutathione S-transferase family protein — protein MTDLSAFPITRRWPAQHPDRLQLYSLPTPNGVKVSIMLEEIGLPYEVHRVDITANESKLPEFLSLNPNGKIPAILDPNGPDGKPLGLFESGAILMYLAEKTGQLLPADPTRRWETIQWVFFQMAAIGPMFGQVGYFNKFDGRNIEDKRPLERYVAESKRLLGVLESQLKGRPWIMGDDYSIADISMLGWVRNLIGFYEAGDLVNFSTFTNVGAWLERGLARPAVQRGLDIPPRS, from the coding sequence ATGACCGACCTTTCCGCCTTCCCCATCACCCGGCGGTGGCCGGCGCAGCACCCGGACCGGCTTCAGCTTTACTCCCTGCCCACGCCCAACGGCGTGAAGGTCTCCATCATGCTGGAGGAGATCGGCCTGCCCTATGAAGTCCACCGGGTGGATATCACGGCAAATGAAAGCAAGCTGCCCGAGTTCCTCTCCCTCAACCCCAATGGGAAGATCCCGGCGATCCTCGACCCCAACGGCCCCGACGGCAAGCCGCTCGGCCTGTTCGAATCCGGCGCGATCCTGATGTATCTCGCCGAGAAGACCGGCCAGCTGCTCCCCGCCGACCCGACCCGGCGCTGGGAGACCATCCAGTGGGTGTTCTTCCAGATGGCGGCCATCGGCCCCATGTTCGGGCAGGTGGGCTATTTCAACAAGTTCGATGGCCGCAACATCGAGGACAAGCGACCGCTGGAGCGTTATGTGGCCGAATCAAAACGCCTGCTCGGCGTGCTGGAGAGCCAGCTGAAGGGCCGCCCATGGATCATGGGCGACGACTATTCAATCGCCGATATTTCCATGCTCGGCTGGGTGCGGAATCTCATCGGCTTTTATGAGGCGGGCGATCTGGTGAACTTCTCCACCTTCACCAACGTGGGCGCATGGCTGGAGCGCGGGCTCGCCCGCCCCGCCGTGCAGCGCGGCCTCGACATTCCCCCGCGTTCCTGA
- a CDS encoding OmpA family protein, which produces MLYLFKRLTGFALCCFLLAACQTTPAKHGLTPQQIATLKSEGFVETDAGWAFSMNDKLLFDLNDSRLKEGQRESIHRLARVLLGVQINAARVEGHTDTTGTKAFNDMLSQKRAESVAEAMIEAGMPRQNLRIEGLGSRYPILPNTTEENRRENRRVVIIISN; this is translated from the coding sequence GTGTTGTACCTGTTCAAGCGGCTGACCGGTTTTGCCCTGTGCTGTTTTCTGCTCGCGGCCTGCCAGACCACCCCTGCAAAACACGGCCTGACCCCGCAGCAAATTGCAACGCTGAAGTCCGAAGGCTTTGTCGAGACCGACGCCGGGTGGGCATTCAGCATGAACGACAAGCTGCTGTTCGATTTGAATGACAGCCGCCTCAAGGAGGGGCAGCGCGAGTCGATCCACCGGCTTGCCCGCGTGTTGCTTGGCGTGCAGATCAACGCCGCCCGTGTCGAGGGCCATACGGACACCACGGGCACGAAGGCGTTCAATGACATGCTTTCCCAGAAGCGCGCGGAGTCTGTCGCCGAGGCGATGATCGAGGCGGGAATGCCACGCCAGAACCTGCGGATTGAGGGGCTGGGCTCGCGCTATCCAATCCTGCCCAACACCACCGAGGAAAACCGGCGGGAAAACCGGCGCGTCGTCATCATCATCAGCAACTGA
- a CDS encoding diguanylate cyclase domain-containing protein — translation MTNRKPSTPSALRAQEQPRLRDVLRRVHLRVTLVSAALAGLAVLLAGFVVIRAYALDNLALIGQAASYTAEAATVFNDEIAVAEALAPTIKHEEITEISIILSDGRTLWSWRRAYVGTGHRLRYWVNELIFPDPVVVPITHQGREVAVVHLSGDAGGLLRYVAVALAGALACLVFSAITAMSFSRRLQQTIVEPLQRLTAVAHSVRVNRTFDRRVPSSSIAEITALADDFNALLTELEAWGDKLRRENESLAHLALHDSLTGLPNRARFEVGLRQAVGHARETGGQVALLFMDCNDFKEINDQLGHACGDAVLAEIGARISKLLGDAHLAARLGGDEFAILLAPLASPADAQALADQLLLRMADPIRLPDGTGIKASVSIGMAFFPDPCGDEEALLEVADKAMYEAKRSRRRMPPDRVQA, via the coding sequence ATGACGAACCGTAAGCCCTCAACCCCGTCCGCCTTGCGGGCACAGGAGCAGCCCCGGCTGCGCGATGTCCTGCGCCGCGTGCACCTGCGCGTGACGCTGGTGTCCGCGGCTCTGGCGGGCCTTGCCGTGCTGCTGGCCGGTTTTGTCGTCATTCGCGCCTATGCGCTCGACAACCTTGCGCTGATCGGCCAGGCCGCCAGCTATACGGCCGAGGCCGCCACGGTGTTCAACGACGAAATCGCCGTGGCCGAGGCCCTTGCGCCCACCATCAAGCATGAAGAGATCACCGAAATTTCCATCATCCTCAGCGATGGGCGCACGCTGTGGAGCTGGCGGCGCGCATATGTGGGCACGGGCCATCGGCTGCGTTACTGGGTCAATGAACTGATCTTCCCCGATCCGGTGGTGGTGCCGATCACCCACCAGGGCCGGGAAGTCGCAGTGGTGCACCTGAGCGGCGATGCGGGCGGCCTTCTACGCTATGTCGCGGTGGCGCTTGCCGGTGCGCTGGCCTGTCTCGTCTTCAGCGCCATCACGGCCATGAGCTTCTCGCGCCGGCTTCAGCAAACGATCGTGGAGCCGCTCCAGCGGCTCACGGCTGTTGCACACTCGGTGCGGGTCAACCGCACGTTCGACCGGCGCGTGCCGTCCTCGTCCATCGCCGAGATCACGGCACTGGCCGATGACTTCAACGCCCTTCTGACGGAGCTTGAGGCCTGGGGCGACAAGCTGCGCCGGGAAAACGAATCCCTTGCCCATCTGGCCCTGCACGACAGCCTGACCGGGCTGCCCAACCGTGCCCGGTTCGAGGTTGGCCTGCGCCAGGCGGTTGGCCATGCGCGGGAAACGGGCGGCCAGGTGGCGCTGCTGTTCATGGACTGCAACGATTTCAAGGAAATCAACGACCAGCTTGGTCATGCCTGCGGCGATGCGGTCCTGGCTGAGATCGGCGCGCGGATCTCGAAACTGCTTGGCGATGCCCACTTGGCGGCGCGCCTGGGCGGAGACGAGTTCGCCATCCTGCTGGCGCCGCTGGCATCCCCTGCGGATGCCCAGGCGCTGGCAGACCAGCTTCTGCTACGGATGGCCGATCCCATTCGTCTGCCGGACGGCACCGGCATCAAGGCCTCGGTCAGCATCGGCATGGCCTTCTTCCCCGACCCCTGTGGCGACGAGGAGGCCCTGCTGGAGGTGGCCGATAAGGCAATGTATGAAGCGAAACGATCTCGGCGGCGCATGCCGCCGGATCGGGTGCAGGCATGA
- a CDS encoding YfiR family protein, with the protein MFGDYQGWIFRGRWGLRVGATLLVSMGLLAPGPEAGPALAQTSPQDSGTHEILAADSARLARVVWGIISYTRWPEEPDVLELCLVGSMRYGQGLMTALPQMAGRPLRLHTLAKVDAASMRSCHAAYIGEISAAELEQLRTVKQPLLTIREQDPLCRSGSMFCLKVGATRVSFDLNLDAVARSGLRVDPKVLLLGHRADRP; encoded by the coding sequence ATGTTCGGCGATTATCAGGGTTGGATTTTTCGAGGAAGATGGGGCTTGAGGGTCGGCGCCACACTGTTGGTCAGCATGGGATTACTGGCGCCTGGCCCTGAGGCGGGACCAGCCCTGGCTCAGACATCTCCTCAAGATTCAGGTACGCACGAGATCCTCGCGGCGGACAGCGCGAGGCTTGCTCGGGTCGTATGGGGAATCATTAGCTATACGAGGTGGCCGGAAGAGCCCGATGTTCTGGAACTGTGCCTTGTTGGGTCCATGCGTTACGGACAAGGTCTCATGACTGCTCTTCCACAGATGGCGGGGCGGCCCTTGCGTTTGCATACGCTTGCCAAGGTCGACGCCGCGTCGATGCGGAGCTGCCACGCGGCCTACATCGGGGAGATCAGCGCGGCGGAACTGGAACAGCTCCGGACCGTGAAGCAGCCGTTGCTGACCATTCGGGAGCAGGACCCGCTTTGCCGGAGCGGCAGCATGTTCTGTCTGAAGGTAGGGGCGACACGGGTTTCCTTTGATCTCAACCTCGATGCCGTTGCCCGCAGCGGGCTTCGCGTCGATCCGAAGGTCCTGTTGCTGGGACACAGGGCGGACCGGCCATGA
- the hutG gene encoding N-formylglutamate deformylase: protein MTPVFDFAQGTLPLLISIPHAGTELPDALRQRLSPPARAVPDTDWHVEKLYAFAAAMGASVLKANYSRYVVDLNRPTDGALLYPGQRETGLCPLITFNDEPLYAPGDEPGAEEVAERVTAYWKPYHDRLAATLEAIKARHGFAVLWDAHSIRSRVPVLFEGRLPDFNLGTGAGTACPAEVAEDLLAVARSADGFSAVLNGRFKGGYITRHYGRPEDNIIAVQLELAQSAYMDEGQPLLWDASRAEAAQQVIERLLRALVERARRWVG, encoded by the coding sequence ATGACGCCGGTTTTCGACTTCGCGCAAGGCACGCTGCCGCTGCTCATCAGTATCCCGCATGCGGGCACGGAATTGCCTGACGCGCTTCGGCAGCGGCTGAGCCCGCCCGCCCGCGCCGTGCCGGATACGGACTGGCATGTGGAGAAGCTCTACGCCTTTGCCGCCGCCATGGGCGCGAGCGTGCTGAAGGCCAACTACTCGCGTTATGTGGTCGATCTCAACCGGCCGACGGATGGCGCGCTGCTCTACCCCGGCCAGCGGGAGACGGGGCTGTGCCCGCTTATCACCTTCAACGACGAGCCGCTCTATGCGCCGGGCGATGAGCCGGGTGCGGAGGAAGTCGCCGAGCGGGTGACGGCCTACTGGAAGCCCTATCACGACCGGCTGGCGGCGACGCTGGAAGCCATAAAGGCCCGCCACGGCTTTGCCGTGCTGTGGGATGCCCATTCCATCCGCTCACGCGTGCCGGTGCTGTTCGAAGGCCGCCTGCCGGACTTCAACCTCGGCACAGGGGCCGGAACGGCCTGCCCGGCGGAAGTGGCGGAGGATCTGCTGGCGGTGGCGCGCAGCGCCGATGGGTTTTCCGCCGTGCTCAACGGCCGCTTCAAGGGCGGCTACATCACCCGTCATTACGGCCGCCCGGAAGACAATATCATCGCCGTGCAGCTGGAACTTGCCCAGTCCGCCTACATGGATGAAGGCCAGCCGCTGCTGTGGGACGCAAGCCGGGCCGAGGCGGCGCAGCAGGTGATCGAACGGCTGCTGCGCGCTCTGGTGGAGCGCGCGCGCCGCTGGGTTGGTTGA